One Microtus pennsylvanicus isolate mMicPen1 chromosome 3, mMicPen1.hap1, whole genome shotgun sequence DNA window includes the following coding sequences:
- the LOC142847362 gene encoding olfactory receptor 13C7-like, with protein sequence MDRSNETSPVTRFILLGLSAHPKLEKTFFVLILSMYLVILLGNGVLILVTILDAHLHTPMYFFLGNLSFLDICYTTSSVPLILDSFLTPRKSISFSACAVQMFLSFAMGATECVLLSMMAFDRYVAICNPLRYPVIMSKAAYVPMAAGSWAGGITNSIVQTSLAMRLPFCGDNVINHFTCEILAVLKLACADITINVISMVVANMIFLAIPVLFIFVSYVFILVTILRIPSAEGRRKAFSTCSAHLTVVIVFYGTILFMYGKPKSKDPLGADKQDLADKLISLFYGVVTPMLNPIIYSLRNKDVRAAVRNLVTQKPITE encoded by the coding sequence ATGGACAGATCCAATGAGACCTCCCCTGTGACCCGCTTCATTCTCCTGGGCCTCTCGGCCCACCCAAAGCTGGAGAAAACGTTCTTTGTGCTCATCCTGTCAATGTACCTGGTGATCCTGCTGGGCAACGGGGTCCTCATCCTGGTGACCATCCTTGACGCCCACCTGCACAcgcccatgtacttcttcctgggGAACCTCTCCTTCCTGGACATCTGCTACACCACCTCCTCGGTCCCCCTCATTCTCGACAGCTTCCTGACCCCCAGGAAGAGCATCTCCTTCTCAGCCTGTGCCGTGCAGATGTTTCTCTCCTTTGCCATGGGAGCCACGGAGTGTGTGCTCCTGAGTATGATGGCGTTtgatcgctatgtggccatctgcaacccCCTTAGGTACCCAGTGATCATGAGCAAGGCTGCCTATGTGCCCATGGCTGCCGGCTCCTGGGCAGGTGGTATCACCAACTCTATAGTGCAGACATCTTTGGCAATGCGACTGCCCTTCTGTGGGGACAATGTCATCAATCACTTCACCTGTGagatcctggctgtcctgaaactggcctGTGCCGACATCACCATCAATGTCATCAGCATGGTTGTAGCCAACATGATCTTCTTGGCAATCCCAGTACTCTTCATTTTTGTCTCCTACGTCTTCATCCTTGTGACCATCCTGAGGATCCCCTCCgctgaggggaggaggaaggccttctccacctgctcTGCCCACCTCACTGTGGTCATCGTCTTCTATGGGACCATCCTCTTCATGTACGGGAAGCCCAAGTCCAAGGACCCCCTGGGGGCAGACAAGCAGGACCTTGCAGACAAGCTCATCTCCCTCTTCTATGGGGTGGTGACCCCCATGCTGAACCCCatcatctacagcctgaggaacaaggaTGTGAGGGCTGCTGTGAGGAACCTGGTGACTCAGAAGCCCATAACTGAGTGA